From a region of the Eulemur rufifrons isolate Redbay chromosome 7, OSU_ERuf_1, whole genome shotgun sequence genome:
- the LOC138385860 gene encoding LOW QUALITY PROTEIN: histone-lysine N-methyltransferase SETMAR (The sequence of the model RefSeq protein was modified relative to this genomic sequence to represent the inferred CDS: substituted 2 bases at 2 genomic stop codons) — MFVEAVKKRTFQMAAFEEEPEVPPELLDVARGLENLPVSAWPPGARALPGQYTPDHVGGPGADIDPTQITFPGCIYIKTPCLPGTCSCLHHEENYDDNACLREIGSEAKYAKPVFECNVLCQCGDHCRNRVVQRGLQFHLQVFKTDKKGWGLRTXEFIPKGRFVCEYAGEVLGFSEVQRRIHLQTIYDSNYIVAIREHVYKGQIMETFVDPTYLGNIGRFLNHSCEPNLLMIPVQIDSMVPRLALFAAKDILPEKELSYDYSERLLNLMGSEDKERLDNGKLRKPCYCGAKSCTAFLPDSSLYSPLEKPDINXEGNCPTTKRGQWVGMREPSMCGSAPHAFPSSKQLTLEVSLLCGKQLAPPYKERW, encoded by the exons ATGTTCGTGGAAGCGGTGAAGAAGCGGACTTTCCAGATGGCAGCGTTTGAAGAGGAGCCGGAGGTTCCGCCAGAGCTGCTGGATGTCGCGCGCGGCCTAGAAAACCTGCCTGTGAGCGCGTGGCCCCCGGGGGCTCGGGCCCTTCCAG GCCAA TACACACCTGATCATGTAGGTGGACCCGGAGCAGACATCGATCCCACTCAAATAACCTTTCCCGGATGCATTTATATCAAaactccctgcctccctggcacTTGCTCCTGTCTCCACCATGAGGAAAATTATGATGATAATGCATGCCTTAGAGAGATAGGATCGGAAGCAAAGTATGCCAAGCCTGTTTTTGAATGCAATGTGCTGTGCCAGTGTGGTGACCACTGCAGAAACAGAGTGGTCCAGAGGGGTCTGCAGTTCCACCTCCAGGTGTTCAAGACAGataaaaaaggttggggacttcGTACCTAGGAATTTATACCAAAAGGAAGATTTGTCTGTGAATATGCTGGCGAGGTTTTAGGATTCTCTGAAGTACAGAGAAGAATTCACTTACAAACAATATATGACTCAAATTACATAGTAGCCATCAGGGAACATGTTTATAAAGGGCAGATAATGGAAACATTTGTTGACCCTACCTATTTAGGAAATATTGGAAGATTCCTTAATCATTCTTGTGAGCCAAACCTATTGATGATTCCTGTCCAAATTGACTCAATGGTACCTAGGTTGGCACTCTTTGCAGCCAAAGACATTTTGCCAGAAAAGGAACTCTCTTATGACTATTCAGAAAGACTTCTTAATCTAATGGGCAgtgaagacaaagaaaggctgGATAACGGAAAACTAAGAAAACCTTGTTACTGTGGTGCCAAATCGTGTACTGCTTTCCTACCTGACAGTTCGCTGTACAGCCCCTTAGAAAAGCCAGACATCAATTAGGAGGGAAACTGCCCAACCACTAAGAGAGGCCAGTGGGTGGGAATGAGAGAACCAAGCATGTGTGGCTCAGCGCCTCACGCATTCCCCTCTTCCAAGCAACTTACCCTTGAGGTCAGTCTGCTCTGTGGCAAGCAGCTTGCCCCTCCTTATAAGGAACGCTGGTGA